The sequence GCCAACCGAACAGGGATTCCATGCACTTCGAAATCAACTTCGAGAACATCACGCGTGGTTCCGGGAATATTGCTGACGATAGCCCGATCACGGCCTGAAAGTGCATTTAGAAGGCTGGATTTTCCTACATTCGGTGCACCGATAATGGCAACCGTAGCCCCATCAAAGAGACGCTCACCAAGCGGGGCTGAATCAAGCATTGCCTGAATCGGCAATATCAACTGTTGCTGCATCTCTTCAGCAAGGTGCTCAAAAAATAGAGCAGGGATCTCCTCCTCAGGAAAATCGAGGCTTGCTTCGACGTGTGCCACCAGTGATGTCAGTCGCTGCATTAACTGCTCAATATGTTCTCCGAAAGCACCCTGTAGCTGACGCTGTGCCTGTTTTCCGGCACGAACCGTAGCAGCGTCTATACAGGCAGCAACGGCCTCAGCCTGGGCCAGATCCATCTTACCGTTCTCAACCGCTCTGCGGGTGAACTCACCCGGCTCAGCAGGCCTGCATCCCAACGCAAAGAGCCGCTCAAGGAGGGCACGCAGAAGAACTGGGCCACCATGGCCTTGAAGTTCAACCGTGTGTTCGCCGGTATAGGAGTGAGGGGCAGGAAAATAGAGTGATAGCCCCTGATCAAGGGTATCCCCCTCACTATCAAACCATGAACTCAAGGTTGCCATTCTAGGTGAGTAGGTTTTGTCAGACCGGGAAAGCTGCTGAAGTATATTCAGGGCATTCTCACCTGAAATCCGTATCACCCCTACGCCACCCCGACCAGGCGGGGTGGCTATAGCGGCTATAGTTGGCTTGTTAATCGACGTTCATCCTCTTCATAACCCATCGCTGCTGAACAATAGAAAGTATGTTATTCACCACCCAGTAGAGCACTAGGCCTGCTGGGAAGAAGAGGAACATCGCTGTGAAAAGGAATGGCAGAAACTGCATGACCTTAGCCTGAACAGGATCAGGCGGCTGTGGGTTGAGTCGCTGCTGAATAAACATCGATATACCCATCACAACTGGCAGAACAAAGAACGGATCCTGAACCGACATATCCTCAATCCAACCGATAAATGGCGCCTGCCGCATCTCGATTGACATCAGAAGCACCTTATAAAGAGCAAAGAAAACAGGGATCTGGATAATGATCGGCAGGCATCCACCCAGTGGATTTACCTTATGTTTCTTATAGAGCTGCATGACCTCCTGCCCCATACGCTGCCTGTCATCACCATACTGCTCTTTCATACGGGTCATTTCAGGCTGCAGCTTGCGCATAGCTGCCATCGACTCATACGACTTCTGAGTAGGGTAGAAGAATATGATCTTAATACAGATCACAAGTACAATTATACACCAACCAAAGTTTCCTAGGTAAACGTACAACCATTCAAGGAAGCTGTGCATCGGCTTGGAGATAGGGGAGAACCAGCCAAAATCAACTGACCGCTCCAGTTCGGCATTTACGCTTTCCAGTATCGGCAGTGACTTGGGGCCAACATACAGACGGGATTTAAATACAGCATCCCGACCCTCAAGCAAACCGTCATCAATAAGGCCAGCCTGATAAGAGCGCCCGTCGCCCTTGTAATAAAAAGGGTAGTCCTGTTCTGGGTTAGCGATAAGGGCAGCAATAAAATAGCGATTCATGATCGCGGTCCAGCCACCCACGGATGCCATGCGAACTGCGCCACTATCATCAAGGTCTTCGTAATCAGGTTCCTGCAATTTGCCATTGAGCAAGCCTGTTGGGCCCATATGCTCATAAAAAGTATTCGCTTCCTTGTCTGGATGACTCTCGACAACCTGCCGATAGAGCTTCAGTCCGCCACCATCGATAATTCTGTCATTCACACTGATGACGTACGAACCCTGGTTCAGGGTTACCTGGCGCTCCCAGATGCGCCCGTCATCAAGTACACCGCGCAACAGAACAGAGTCAGCCTCCTGTTTGACTGCTGCAAATTGTTGCACCAGACGCCTGCCCATCACGCCGGCATTCACGTAAACAGAATTACCATCATCCTTGTGCAACACTGCAACAGGTGCTGAATCGGCCTCAAGTGACTCTTTATAGTTGGTCAATACGGCACGTGTGAACCACCCCTTTTCATTAACCGAAAGCTTCAGCAGATCATTGCTGATCTCAAAAGCTGCAGGCGTGATAGCTGTAACAGGTGCCGGCGTAGCAATGGGTTCAGAAACAGTTGGGGCTATTTCACTTGTCAGGAGAGGGGTCTCTGCCTCGGGAATTGC comes from Mariprofundus aestuarium and encodes:
- the yidC gene encoding membrane protein insertase YidC, with the protein product MEQRNMILAFALSMAVLLGWGVLFPEQESASTQQVQTEAVGTLTPPAEDSAIIPAAIPEAETPLLTSEIAPTVSEPIATPAPVTAITPAAFEISNDLLKLSVNEKGWFTRAVLTNYKESLEADSAPVAVLHKDDGNSVYVNAGVMGRRLVQQFAAVKQEADSVLLRGVLDDGRIWERQVTLNQGSYVISVNDRIIDGGGLKLYRQVVESHPDKEANTFYEHMGPTGLLNGKLQEPDYEDLDDSGAVRMASVGGWTAIMNRYFIAALIANPEQDYPFYYKGDGRSYQAGLIDDGLLEGRDAVFKSRLYVGPKSLPILESVNAELERSVDFGWFSPISKPMHSFLEWLYVYLGNFGWCIIVLVICIKIIFFYPTQKSYESMAAMRKLQPEMTRMKEQYGDDRQRMGQEVMQLYKKHKVNPLGGCLPIIIQIPVFFALYKVLLMSIEMRQAPFIGWIEDMSVQDPFFVLPVVMGISMFIQQRLNPQPPDPVQAKVMQFLPFLFTAMFLFFPAGLVLYWVVNNILSIVQQRWVMKRMNVD
- the mnmE gene encoding tRNA uridine-5-carboxymethylaminomethyl(34) synthesis GTPase MnmE codes for the protein MNKPTIAAIATPPGRGGVGVIRISGENALNILQQLSRSDKTYSPRMATLSSWFDSEGDTLDQGLSLYFPAPHSYTGEHTVELQGHGGPVLLRALLERLFALGCRPAEPGEFTRRAVENGKMDLAQAEAVAACIDAATVRAGKQAQRQLQGAFGEHIEQLMQRLTSLVAHVEASLDFPEEEIPALFFEHLAEEMQQQLILPIQAMLDSAPLGERLFDGATVAIIGAPNVGKSSLLNALSGRDRAIVSNIPGTTRDVLEVDFEVHGIPVRLADTAGLRVSEDVIEQEGVRRAEQTAAQADATIFVADATNPDTWICRFDADIYLMNKVDLQHDGFPGHFITVSAASGEGLQDLKDCLASCLGDIEMADESMIVTRERHRQSLADALLCIETGMSTLHVEEQLEITAMQWRHAWSALGGILGIGDVEYILDRIFSEFCIGK